The following coding sequences lie in one Tachysurus fulvidraco isolate hzauxx_2018 chromosome 19, HZAU_PFXX_2.0, whole genome shotgun sequence genomic window:
- the lhfpl3 gene encoding LHFPL tetraspan subfamily member 3 protein: MLPASEAAKIYQTNYVRNSRAIGVLWAIFTVLFAIVTVVCFIQPYWIGDGAETPQVGYFGLFHYCIGNGVARELTCYGTFSDFSSIPSGAFKAASFFVGTSMMLVLACIGCFALFFFCSTATVFKICGWMQLAAGTCLVLGCLIYPDGWDAEQVKRMCGEQTDKYTIGKCSVRWAYILAIMGILDALILSFLAFVLGNRQDGLMGDELLGDKSGSA; this comes from the exons ATGCTCCCCGCGTCAGAAGCCGCAAAGATCTACCAGACGAACTACGTGCGGAACTCACGCGCCATCGGCGTGCTGTGGGCCATCTTCACCGTGCTGTTCGCCATCGTCACCGTGGTGTGCTTCATCCAGCCCTACTGGATCGGCGACGGCGCAGAGACCCCGCAGGTCGGCTACTTCGGCCTCTTCCACTACTGCATCGGTAACGGCGTGGCGCGCGAGCTGACATGCTACGGTACCTTCTCTGACTTCAGCTCCATCCCGTCAGGAGCCTTCAAGGCCGCGTCCTTCTTCGTGGGCACCTCCATGATGCTGGTGCTCGCCTGCATCGGCTGCTTCGcgctcttcttcttctgcagCACCGCCACCGTCTTCAAGATCTGCGGCTGGATGCAGCTCGCGGCAg gtacATGCCTGGTCCTCGGCTGTCTGATTTACCCTGACGGCTGGGACGCGGAGCAGGTGAAGCGGATGTGCGGAGAGCAGACAGATAAATACACAATCGGGAAGTGCTCGGTGCGCTGGGCCTACATCCTGGCCATCATGGGCATCCTGGACGCACTCATTCTCTCCTTCCTCGCCTTTGTGCTGGGAAACCGGCAGGACGGCCTCATGGGAGATGAGCTGCTAGGAGACA AAAGTGGAAGTGCGTAG